The proteins below come from a single Rosa rugosa chromosome 2, drRosRugo1.1, whole genome shotgun sequence genomic window:
- the LOC133731039 gene encoding uncharacterized protein LOC133731039, with protein MALVQKYGKPDIFLTMTCNPNWEEIKVELLPGQVAQDRPDLCTRIFRAKFEELKEDVINKGVLGNIIAYVYVIEFQKRGLPHVHMLLMLNDDDKLNSPDDYDKIVRAEIPSQNEEPKLHNAVLRHMIHGPCGIHKRNAPCMKRGSCKRGYPKPFSTNTIQGNDSYPIYRRRDIHSNAEVDNSWVIPYNPWLLAKYDCHINVEICCSIKSVKYLYKYVYKGPDKVTFEVQSEANEDEIRNFVDARWVCAPEALWKIFKFVMNRMYPSVERLQIHLPDRQNVFFNAYERVTNILANDRNSMTMLTEFFTKNKYHESARQYLYREFPERFRWIDNQRTWEERQNNQKVIGRIYTVSPSEGEKFYLRVLLNHVRGPTSYEDLRTVDGILQPTFKKAVEKRGLLEEDDSIRQCLNEASTIRMPLSLRRLFATILVYYEPIGVRSLWDEFYKFMIEDYTSSSTIDNAHIRNKLLRDLNELLAQHNKSIVDYDLPQMTEDYSEDSTLPRLIQDEVSIIIPQQDRNAVHHLNEDQTSAYNTIISAIECKNNAIFFIDGPGGTGKTYLYRALLATLRNNDHIVLATATSGIAATILPGGRTAHSRFKIPLNSDVSSTCSISKQSNLAKLIQRSSAIVCDKAPMMHKYAFEALDRTFKDITGVDLPFGGKVMIFGGDFRQVLPVIHKGTRSEMIQASLINASFWKNVKILRLRQNMRSINDPEFSKFLLNVGNGEQPYVTEDMIKLPSCMVIPWEDKQSINQLISEIFPNLESHINDATYLVERAIITPKNDDVDVLNEMIIRRFPGPEHIMYSFDSVEDDTRNMYQQEFLNSISPSGMPPHQLTIKRGAPIILLRNIDPKIGLCNGTRLACRGSYKNLIDAEILNGQFAKTRVFLPRISLKSAKTSGLPFEMTRKQFPVKLSFALTINKSQGQTIPNVGIYLPDHVFSHGQLYVALSRGISRATTKVLVKKGSLEGEEGVFTRNVVYKEILLSSS; from the coding sequence ATGGCTTTAGTCCAAAAATACGGAAAGCCAGATATTTTTCTCACAATGACATGCAACCCGAATTGGGAAGAAATAAAAGTTGAATTATTACCGGGTCAAGTGGCACAAGATCGTCCAGATTTATGTACCCGGATTTTTCGCGCCAAATTTGAAGAGTTAAAGGAAGATGTTATTAACAAAGGAGTCTTAGGTAACATTATTGCATATGTTTATGTCATCGAATTTCAAAAACGTGGTCTCCCGCATGTTCATATGCTCCTTATGTTAAATGACGATGATAAACTGAATAGCCCTGATGATTATGACAAAATTGTTCGAGCTGAGATACCAAGTCAAAATGAAGAGCCAAAGTTGCACAATGCAGTATTGAGGCACATGATACATGGTCCATGTGGAATACATAAGCGAAATGCCCCATGTATGAAGCGTGGAAGTTGCAAACGAGGTTATCCTAAGCCTTTTTCAACCAATACAATTCAAGGGAATGACTCTTATCCCATTTACCGCAGGCGAGACATTCACTCAAATGCAGAAGTTGATAACAGTTGGGTTATTCCGTATAATCCTTGGCTTCTTGCAAAATATGATTGTCATATTAATGTTGAAATTTGTTGCAGCATTAAGAGCGTTAAGTATTTGTACAAATATGTATACAAAGGTCCAGATAAAGTAACATTTGAAGTTCAAAGCGAAGCCAATGAAGATGAAATAAGGAATTTTGTTGATGCGAGATGGGTGTGTGCACCAGAGGCTTTGTGGAAAATATTCAAATTCGTGATGAACCGAATGTATCCTTCCGTTGAACGATTGCAAATCCATCTTCCAGACAGACAGAATGTTTTTTTTAATGCATATGAAAGAGTAACAAATATCCTTGCTAATGATAGGAACTCGATGACAATGCTTACAGAGTTTTTTACAAAGAACAAGTACCATGAAAGTGCGCGTCAATACTTATATCGAGAATTTCCGGAAAGATTCAGATGGATTGACAACCAACGGACATGGGAAGAAAGGCAAAATAACCAAAAGGTAATTGGTAGAATATACACAGTATCCCCTTCAGAAGGAGAAAAGTTCTACTTACGTGTTCTTTTAAACCATGTTAGAGGACCTACATCATACGAGGATTTAAGGACAGTAGATGGCATCTTGCAACCAACATTTAAGAAGGCAGTTGAAAAACGAGGTTTGTTGGAAGAGGATGATAGTATCCGACAGTGTTTAAATGAAGCATCAACCATACGTATGCCTTTATCTTTAAGAAGATTGTTTGCCACCATCTTGGTTTATTATGAGCCTATTGGGGTACGAAGTCTATGGGATGAATTTTATAAATTCATGATAGAAGACTATACTTCCTCAAGCACCATAGACAATGCACATATCAGAAACAAACTTTTGCGAGACTTAAACGAATTGTTGGCGCAACATAATAAATCTATTGTTGATTATGATTTGCCGCAAATGACTGAAGATTACAGTGAAGATTCTACACTTCCTAGACTAATACAAGATGAAGTTTCAATTATCATTCCTCAACAAGACCGCAATGCAGTTCATCATCTGAATGAGGATCAAACATCTGCGTACAACACAATAATATCTGCTATTGAGTGTAAAAACAATGCCATATTTTTCATCGATGGTCCAGGAGGGACTGGAAAAACATACTTATATCGTGCATTATTAGCCACCTTGAGAAACAATGATCATATTGTACTAGCAACAGCAACTTCTGGAATAGCAGCAACTATACTTCCTGGTGGGAGAACGGCACACTCAAGGTTTAAAATTCCACTCAATTCTGATGTATCTTCCACATGCTCCATTAGTAAACAATCCAATTTAGCAAAATTGATACAGAGATCATCGGCAATTGTTTGTGACAAAGCACCAATGATGCATAAATATGCGTTTGAAGCTCTTGATCGAACTTTTAAAGACATAACAGGAGTTGATTTGCCATTTGGAGGTAAAGTCATGATCTTCGGGGGAGATTTCCGACAAGTTCTGCCAGTTATCCATAAAGGTACAAGGTCAGAGATGATCCAGGCCAGTCTGATTAATGCTTCATTTTGGAAAAATGTAAAGATTCTTCGTTTGAGACAAAATATGAGATCCATCAATGATCCAGAGTTCTCAAAGTTTTTACTTAATGTTGGTAATGGAGAACAACCATATGTGACTGAAGACATGATAAAATTACCGTCATGTATGGTGATACCATGGGAGGATAAACAGTCAATCAACCAATTAATTAGTGAAATTTTTCCAAATTTAGAATCTCATATAAATGACGCAACGTACTTGGTTGAGAGGGCAATAATCACTCCAAAGAATGATGATGTTGATGTACTTAATGAGATGATTATAAGGCGATTTCCAGGGCCTGAACACATTATGTACTCTTTTGACTCAGTTGAAGATGACACCAGAAATATGTACCAACAAGAATTCTTAAATTCAATTTCACCTTCTGGTATGCCCCCACATCAATTAACTATAAAAAGAGGTGCCCCAATTATACTTTTGAGAAACATTGACCCAAAAATAGGATTATGCAATGGTACAAGATTGGCTTGCCGTGGATCATATAAGAACCTTATTGACGCAGAAATTTTGAATGGTCAGTTTGCCAAAACGAGAGTATTTCTACCAAGAATCTCTCTGAAGAGTGCCAAGACTTCTGGACTTCCTTTTGAGATGACAAGGAAGCAATTCCCTGTAAAGTTAAGTTTCGCACTTACTATAAACAAATCACAAGGGCAAACAATACCAAATGTTGGCATCTACCTTCCAGATCATGTATTCAGTCACGGGCAACTATACGTAGCTTTATCACGAGGAATTTCAAGAGCTACCACAAAAGTGTTAGTAAAGAAAGGTTCATTAGAAGGGGAGGAAGGGGTGTTCACAAGAAATGTTGTGTATAAAGAGATTTTACTTTCTTCAAGTTAG
- the LOC133731040 gene encoding uncharacterized protein LOC133731040 gives MENIELANEVESITGALRQDQAYDQSIPPPKRVSRKAQWQASMSSKERDNYLTRRRANYHCHREQTSNCEDNIHVRKRVHLSHIWQMSDSGANQNATNATNSDDDVAVNEGTSENVVPQNDRSYNSGVAQVCRRQRRRKPHNCARNFHENIGIKKYHLPPPKTCPYCHARLFHHETKDMCCLNGKTVIPPIQSPPEMVELFSAETPQGAHFRQNIRAYNHVFSFTSMGVHIDQSLATGGSTFTFRAQGSIYHKIGSLLPDEDNRPRFLQLYIYDTDHEVDNRMLENEALHRDVVENIQQILNRHNPFVHVFHHLARCQDLETCKLIIREQPANQLQYSLPSESQVAAIIVGVDDVENLKGRDIMVQTRQGQLLNVQDCAGYYDHLQYPLLLPYGTYGWDVNSRNNNGQKLTCRDYYAYILQVNKLFFILLL, from the exons ATGGAAAACATAGAGCTAGCAAATGAAGTGGAATCAATCACCG GTGCTTTGCGACAAGATCAGGCTTATGACCAAAGTATACCACCTCCTAAAAGAGTGAGTCGAAAAGCACAATGGCAGGCTTCAATGAGTTCAAAAGAACGAGATAATTATTTGACACGACGACGGGCCAATTATCATTGTCATCGCGAACAGACATCAAATTGTGAAGATAATATCCATGTTCGAAAGAGAGTGCATTTAAGCCATATATGGCAGATGAGTGATAGCGGAGCTAATCAGAACGCTACGAACGCTACAAACAGCGATGATGACGTAGCAGTCAATGAAG GAACCTCTGAAAATGTCGTTCCTCAAAATGACAGATCTTATAATAGCGGGGTTGCGCAAGTATGTCGTAGACAGAGACGACGCAAACCTCATAATTGTGCCCGAAATTTTCATGAAAATATTGGAATAAAAAAGTATCATTTGCCACCACCAAAAACATGTCCATATTGTCATGCCCGTCTGTTTCATCATGAAACCAAAGATATGTGTTGCTTAAATGGGAAAACTGTCATTCCTCCAATTCAATCTCCTCCAGAAATGGTTGAGTTATTTTCTGCTGAAACTCCACAAGGTGCCCATTTTAGACAAAATATTCGTGCTTATAACCATGTGTTTTCGTTTACATCAATGGGTGTGCACATCGATCAAAGTTTAGCGACTGGTGGTAGTACTTTCACGTTTCGTGCTCAAGGATCCATATATCATAAGATAGGAAGTCTTCTACCAGATGAAGATAACAGACCAAGATTTCTACAATTGTATATATACGACACAGATCATGAAGTAGACAATCGTATGTTAGAGAATGAAGCATTGCATAGAGATGTGGTTGAAAACATACAACAAATCTTAAACCGACATAATCCATTTGTGCACGTATTTCATCATCTAGCTCGATGCCAAGATTTGGAAACTTGCAAACTCATCATTAGAGAGCAACCTGCAAACCAACTTCAATATAGTTTGCCCTCAGAGTCTCAAGTTGCTGCAATAATAGTGGGTGTAGATGATGTAGAAAATCTGAAAGGTCGTGATATAATGGTACAAACAAGGCAAGGTCAACTTTTAAATGTCCAAGATTGTGCAGGCTATTATGATCATTTACAATATCCATTGTTGTTACCTTATGGCACATATGGATGGGATGTGAATAGTCGGAATAATAATGGTCAAAAATTGACGTGTCGTGACTATTATGCATATATTTTGCAGGTTAATAAACTATTCTTCATTCTCTTATTGTGA